In Parasteatoda tepidariorum isolate YZ-2023 chromosome 2, CAS_Ptep_4.0, whole genome shotgun sequence, one DNA window encodes the following:
- the LOC107444159 gene encoding single-strand DNA endonuclease ASTE1, whose amino-acid sequence MGVRGLSTFFNNNPDLMKPFKLHDTTIIIDGNNLIHLLYFRSKVDCMYGGDYNRYSSSVQKYFSSYLECHIKPIVIFDGGYDTSNRKLRTNLLRSKSRLTLTQQIAKYGDCAGNVLPINAQEVFRCVLSEMNIPFAQCDFEADDQVTALANYYQCPVLSDDSDFFIFDVKKGFIRLSSIETTVCLGTANNGFQFKYLKCDIYYIDKFLSFFPGIDRSVLPLFGTLVGNDFANTKDFETFFSNIQLPKQKYKGLKINQGQRRIIGLLSWLQCYNLEEGIKQVICRLKKERREKVKYMIDNSVNGYRIESCNLIHVLNGDASLCSKELMLNSRIILPCGKKLPIQFIISFHQGSLPSFFLNVVNLHRIFLPAQVENTHLESSFVCSRYIRQILYGILLQHEFANSEEHTNLCLKSVEEYDRRCGSVQRFLVEPIFNLANGNPLPMLNHLYDLEEDYLHDLLLDVIDCQKSFIFLLPNNLKLLFGSIIYWLKNCTPAPCEEFLYALILCVIHLNLLLPKSKEVIQKKMERCSDDFKNIRSLVKTISSSDALVATKNMKKYLQKPTFNRANPLILHIVHSYSQFQTCVLYISYLNMLLRSPFENPKLHECLCGTMIYNLTKEILSRPYPDLFVSEFLGRQSNVAILFNTLKDELLRNVPCESYVKIDRSENQTKKSCSIKKKSQIQKTSEKCDPNVELNYNEFGQLSLFDGELNGDCTEVYI is encoded by the coding sequence ATATTCATCATCagtgcagaaatatttttcttcatatcttGAATGTCATATCAAACCTATCGTCATATTTGATGGAGGTTACGACACATCTAATCGAAAGTtaagaacaaatttattaagatcTAAGTCAAGATTGACTCTAACTCAACAAATCGCAAAATACGGAGATTGTGCTGGAAATGTTTTACCCATAAATGCTCAAGAGGTATTTCGATGTGTGCTATCGGAGATGAATATACCTTTCGCCCAATGCGACTTTGAAGCTGACGACCAGGTGACTGCACTCGCAAACTACTACCAATGCCCTGTCCTCAGTGATGATagtgacttttttatttttgatgttaagAAAGGTTTTATAAGACTATCCTCAATAGAAACTACAGTATGCTTAGGAACAGCTAACAACGGATTTCAATTCAAGTACCTAAAATGTgacatttattatattgataaatttctttctttttttcctggtATTGATCGAAGTGTTCTTCCTTTATTTGGTACTTTAGTTGGAAACGATTTTGCTAACACCAAAGActttgaaactttcttttcaaatattcagtTACCTAAGCAGAAGTACAAAGGCCTAAAAATCAATCAGGGGCAACGGAGAATTATTGGCCTTCTATCCTGGCTGCAATGTTACAACCTCGAAGAGGGCATAAAACAAGTAATTTGTCGTCTCAAAAAAGAAAGACGAGAGAAGGTTAAATATATGATCGATAATTCTGTTAATGGTTACAGAATAGAATCGTGCAATTTAATACATGTCTTAAATGGCGATGCATCTCTTTGTTCTAAAGAATTAATGCTAAACTCTCGGATTATTTTACCGTGTGGTAAAAAATTGCCTATCCAGTTTATCATCTCTTTTCATCAAGGGTCTCTCCCATCTTTCTTTCTGAATGTGGTTAATCTGCATCGAATATTTTTACCAGCTCAGGTCGAAAATACCCACCTGGAAAGCAGTTTTGTATGTTCTCGCTATATTCGTCAAATATTGTATGGCATACTTTTGCAGCATGAATTTGCCAACTCCGAAGAGCATACCAATTTGTGCCTTAAATCTGTTGAAGAATACGATCGCCGATGTGGAAGTGTTCAGCGTTTCTTAGTTGAACCTATTTTCAACCTGGCAAATGGAAATCCTCTTCCGATGTTGAATCATCTTTACGATTTAGAAGAGGATTATCTGCATGATTTATTGTTAGATGTAATTGACTGCCAAAAGTCATTCATCTTTTTATtaccaaacaatttaaaattattgtttggatcCATAATTTATTGGCTAAAGAACTGCACACCCGCTCCTTGCGAAGAGTTCCTATACGccttaattttatgtgtgatACACTTAAACCTGCTGTTGCCAAAATCCAAGGAggtaattcaaaagaaaatggaGCGATGTAGTGATGATTTCAAAAACATACGATCATTGGTAAAAACAATATCATCTTCTGATGCTTTGGTAGCtaccaaaaatatgaaaaaatatttgcaaaaaccCACATTCAATCGGGCGAATCCTCTTATTCTTCATATAGTACATAGCTACAGTCAATTTCAAACATGCGTACTATACATTTCCTATTTAAATATGTTGCTGCGTTCTCCATTTGAAAATCCCAAGTTACACGAGTGTCTCTGTGGTACTATGATTTACAATTTGACCAAAGAGATACTTTCTCGGCCATATCCCGATTTATTCGTATCAGAATTTTTAGGTAGGCAATCAAACGTAGccatattatttaatacattaaaggATGAATTACTGAGGAATGTACCCTGTGAAAGCTACGTAAAAATCGATCGCTCcgaaaatcaaactaaaaaatcttGCTCCATAAAGAAAAAATCGCAAATTCAAAAAACTAGTGAGAAATGTGATCCAAACGTAGAACTAAATTATAACGAGTTTGGACAACTGTCTTTATTTGATGGTGAACTAAATGGTGATTGTACTGAAgtctatatataa